A stretch of the Thermococcus sp. genome encodes the following:
- the gatE gene encoding Glu-tRNA(Gln) amidotransferase subunit GatE, translating to MTEKLNYKELGLRVGLEIHRQLDTRKLFSPVPSEFSEEVDFTFERKLRPTISEMGEIDPAALEEFKKGKKYIYQGNYRLTDLVYMDEEPPRGPDTEALKVSLQIGYLLNATPVDEVHFMRKIVIDGSNVSGFQRTAIVAMDGKVDTPWGSVGIPTVCLEEDACRIVERKEKEVVYRLDRLGIPLVEISTTPDIHHPEQAKVVAKYIGDALRATRKVKRGLGTIRQDLNVSIKGGARVEIKGVQELDMIPLIIEREVERQLNLLKIKDELLERGIRPGDIKEEFHDVTEIFGNTGSKIIARAIKSGGKVLAVKLPGFRGLIGREIQPGRRLGTEMADRAKKYVKGIFHIDELPNYGITELEVNAVIEKLGLGEDDAFVLVAAEEETAKKALVEVVKRAKEVIEGVPEETRRVLPDGNTQYMRPLPGKARMYPETDIPPIFITPEMRERIKVNLPELPQERVERFVKEYRIDRSLAETLVNDERDELFEELIGKGLKPSLVASILVVVLKGLKKEAPIENLTEEHIRGAFELYLEGRIAKEAFEEIFTELANNPGKTAQEVAEEKGLTLLGEEEVERIIDEVIRGNIDVIKAKGMGAIGMIMGRAMAKLRGRADGKLVNMLVRKKIQEIAG from the coding sequence ATGACCGAAAAGTTAAATTACAAAGAACTCGGCCTCAGGGTCGGTCTTGAGATTCACAGGCAGTTGGACACGAGGAAGCTGTTCTCACCCGTCCCGAGCGAGTTCAGCGAGGAAGTTGACTTCACGTTTGAGAGGAAGCTTAGGCCGACGATAAGCGAGATGGGTGAGATTGATCCGGCCGCTTTAGAGGAGTTCAAGAAGGGAAAGAAATATATCTATCAAGGCAACTACAGGCTTACTGACCTCGTTTACATGGACGAAGAGCCGCCGAGGGGGCCAGATACTGAGGCTCTCAAAGTTTCACTCCAGATAGGCTACCTTCTCAACGCTACCCCCGTTGATGAGGTTCACTTCATGCGCAAGATCGTCATCGACGGCTCGAACGTTTCGGGCTTTCAGAGGACCGCGATAGTCGCAATGGATGGGAAGGTTGATACGCCGTGGGGAAGCGTTGGAATCCCAACCGTCTGCCTTGAGGAGGACGCGTGCAGAATTGTCGAGCGGAAGGAGAAGGAGGTAGTCTACCGCCTCGACCGCCTCGGTATTCCGCTGGTTGAGATAAGCACCACTCCGGACATACACCACCCGGAGCAGGCGAAGGTCGTTGCGAAGTATATAGGTGATGCCCTGAGGGCCACTAGAAAGGTCAAGCGCGGCCTTGGAACGATAAGGCAGGACCTCAACGTCTCGATTAAAGGCGGAGCAAGAGTTGAGATTAAAGGCGTCCAGGAGCTTGATATGATACCCCTCATCATCGAGCGCGAAGTGGAAAGACAGTTGAACCTGCTCAAGATCAAGGACGAGCTTCTCGAGAGGGGAATTAGACCGGGGGACATTAAAGAAGAGTTCCACGACGTCACCGAAATCTTTGGTAACACGGGCTCAAAGATAATCGCGAGGGCAATAAAGAGCGGGGGTAAGGTGCTTGCCGTTAAGCTTCCGGGCTTCCGCGGGTTGATCGGCAGGGAGATACAGCCGGGCAGGCGCTTAGGTACCGAGATGGCAGACAGGGCAAAGAAGTATGTGAAGGGTATCTTCCACATCGATGAACTGCCGAATTATGGAATTACAGAATTAGAGGTTAACGCGGTTATCGAAAAACTCGGACTTGGAGAGGACGACGCCTTCGTTCTGGTTGCGGCTGAGGAGGAAACCGCCAAGAAAGCCTTAGTAGAGGTCGTCAAGCGCGCTAAAGAGGTCATAGAAGGCGTTCCAGAGGAGACGAGGAGAGTCTTGCCCGACGGCAATACGCAGTACATGCGTCCACTTCCTGGAAAAGCGAGGATGTATCCAGAGACGGATATACCGCCGATATTCATAACACCCGAGATGAGGGAGAGGATAAAGGTGAACCTGCCGGAATTGCCCCAGGAGAGGGTTGAGCGCTTCGTCAAAGAATACAGAATTGATAGGAGTCTAGCTGAAACCCTTGTCAACGACGAGCGCGACGAACTCTTTGAGGAGCTTATTGGGAAGGGTCTCAAGCCTTCTCTGGTCGCTTCAATACTCGTCGTCGTCCTCAAGGGACTCAAAAAGGAGGCCCCGATAGAGAACCTCACCGAGGAGCACATTAGGGGGGCTTTTGAACTCTACCTTGAGGGCAGAATCGCCAAAGAGGCCTTTGAGGAGATATTCACGGAACTCGCGAACAACCCTGGAAAGACAGCCCAAGAAGTGGCCGAGGAGAAGGGCCTAACCCTACTGGGTGAGGAAGAAGTAGAGAGGATAATCGATGAGGTCATCCGGGGGAACATCGACGTCATAAAGGCAAAAGGCATGGGCGCGATAGGCATGATAATGGGAAGGGCAATGGCAAAGCTCCGCGGCAGGGCCGACGGAAAGCTCGTGAACATGCTGGTAAGGAAGAAGATCCAGGAGATAGCGGGCTGA
- a CDS encoding ABC transporter permease — protein MPTMMKVYAIIVKELKEYMLKPGAISWGLIFPLVFSLAFIARFGDIDHLVPGLVSISALFGTTSFVSSSIIFERRLRTFERLLLSPVSYGEIIVAKILVGTIFGLMVSTVTLLLVLHFMTYPLWSVSVTTLNLLLSNLTFAAMGVYISLAIFNPINVMTWLNIIRLPMMFTSGAIASLTLFPRWFLPIGLVTPMTYSVDGLRYGILYYYDVVPPLASALTMIFMTLLFTLLSIRSLRRLY, from the coding sequence ATGCCCACTATGATGAAGGTCTACGCCATAATCGTCAAGGAGCTTAAGGAGTACATGTTAAAGCCGGGTGCAATAAGCTGGGGGCTTATCTTTCCCTTGGTCTTCAGCCTGGCCTTTATAGCGAGATTCGGTGATATAGATCACCTTGTCCCGGGACTCGTTAGCATCTCGGCCCTCTTTGGAACTACCTCCTTCGTGTCTTCATCGATAATATTCGAACGCCGGCTGAGGACATTTGAGCGGCTCCTCCTTTCACCGGTTAGTTACGGGGAGATAATAGTCGCCAAAATCCTTGTCGGGACGATATTCGGCCTCATGGTGAGCACGGTAACACTCCTCCTCGTTCTGCACTTTATGACCTACCCCCTCTGGAGCGTTTCAGTAACCACCCTCAACCTGCTCCTGTCGAACCTCACCTTCGCGGCGATGGGAGTTTACATCTCTCTCGCGATATTCAACCCGATAAACGTCATGACCTGGCTCAACATCATAAGACTTCCAATGATGTTCACGAGCGGTGCGATAGCCTCGCTGACGCTCTTCCCGCGCTGGTTCCTGCCCATAGGCCTCGTAACGCCCATGACTTACTCCGTTGACGGCCTGCGCTACGGAATACTCTACTACTACGACGTCGTCCCTCCTTTAGCGTCTGCCCTCACCATGATCTTTATGACGCTCCTCTTCACTCTACTCTCAATAAGGTCACTCAGGAGGCTTTACTAA
- a CDS encoding ABC transporter ATP-binding protein, whose translation MSEPIVRAVNLTKRYGDFTAVDGISFEVRKGEIFGFLGPNGAGKTTTVRMLSSLTTITEGEAYVNGYDVRKEKVKVKKSIGVVQDVSNLYDELTVEENLRFLARLYEAPMENVSKLIKDFNLPAKKKFGKLSSGFKKRASIVAALIHDPPVIFMDEPTIALDVRSAKMVREMVRVLNVSGRTVFLTTHNMVEAETLPHRIAIINHGRIVALGGRNEVRRLVGSEVRVRLKVEPLKSAIIHALEEYSPIFDEDSLLLKVEDVDTFMDELEELKRGLGFRVLHISTELPSIEEVFLELTEEENGEKGCACGGCPL comes from the coding sequence ATGAGCGAGCCGATAGTAAGGGCAGTCAACCTGACGAAGCGCTACGGAGACTTCACTGCCGTGGACGGGATAAGCTTTGAGGTCAGGAAGGGCGAGATATTCGGCTTCTTAGGCCCAAACGGTGCAGGAAAAACGACGACGGTCAGGATGCTCTCTAGTCTGACGACGATAACCGAGGGAGAGGCCTATGTGAACGGCTACGACGTGAGGAAGGAAAAGGTGAAGGTTAAGAAGAGCATAGGGGTCGTTCAGGACGTTTCAAACCTCTACGATGAGCTGACAGTCGAAGAGAACCTCCGCTTTCTGGCGAGGCTCTATGAAGCCCCAATGGAGAACGTGTCGAAGCTCATAAAGGACTTCAACCTCCCGGCCAAGAAAAAGTTTGGAAAGCTCAGCTCCGGCTTCAAGAAGAGAGCCAGCATAGTGGCCGCTCTAATCCATGACCCCCCAGTGATATTCATGGACGAGCCGACGATAGCCCTGGACGTCCGCTCTGCGAAGATGGTTCGCGAGATGGTGAGGGTGCTAAACGTATCAGGAAGGACGGTCTTTCTGACGACTCACAACATGGTGGAGGCAGAGACGCTCCCCCACAGGATAGCGATAATCAACCACGGGAGGATAGTGGCTCTAGGTGGAAGGAACGAGGTCAGGAGGCTCGTGGGGAGCGAGGTTAGGGTCAGGCTCAAGGTTGAGCCGTTGAAGAGCGCCATCATCCACGCACTTGAGGAATACTCACCGATCTTCGATGAAGACTCACTCCTTCTAAAGGTTGAGGACGTTGATACCTTCATGGATGAACTCGAGGAACTGAAGAGGGGGCTGGGCTTCAGGGTTTTACACATCTCAACCGAACTGCCGAGCATAGAAGAGGTCTTCCTCGAGCTGACTGAGGAGGAAAACGGCGAGAAGGGCTGTGCCTGCGGGGGATGCCCACTATGA
- a CDS encoding PQQ-binding-like beta-propeller repeat protein: MKRALLAILLLLSVIPFASAQVNWTWTYTDQCIVFDMALNDNGYIGLAFGYYAELLSPNGYLIFKKPTRGISYTAALSGNNDLVIGTEGKWIQYFNSNGTLLWEYKAKGAITKVDVSKDGKIVVAGDSSGYVYLFRNGKLAWEKKVGNYTWSVDLYGNRIAVGVDNSLKALNLSGKVLFSDSFGGYVRQAIGSNSGIFLRVTAKDGSWSDVGKVSWSGKKLWMRHFNNLVRYIDSDGENVAVGGDIGSLVLLSSNGSVVYKVPFLVSTLQVSTARGYLLAGGAKQAIFVAPNGTVLWDTSFNWSVKNVGIARDASFLAVGYGYHSLENCRETIDVLRLSGTVTPTETTEAPSYRLSGLPLVVGISVGLVLVGYLLWREFRE; encoded by the coding sequence ATGAAGAGAGCTTTACTTGCCATTCTCCTCCTTCTCTCGGTGATTCCGTTTGCGAGTGCTCAGGTGAACTGGACATGGACCTACACAGACCAGTGTATAGTCTTTGACATGGCTCTCAACGATAACGGTTACATAGGCCTCGCCTTCGGCTACTATGCCGAGCTTCTCTCGCCCAACGGCTATCTCATCTTCAAGAAACCAACTAGGGGAATATCCTACACTGCGGCACTGAGTGGCAACAACGATCTTGTTATAGGAACTGAGGGAAAATGGATACAGTATTTCAATTCAAACGGCACCCTCCTCTGGGAGTATAAGGCCAAAGGTGCCATCACAAAGGTGGACGTTTCCAAGGACGGAAAGATCGTGGTTGCGGGGGACAGCTCAGGCTACGTTTACCTCTTCAGGAATGGAAAGCTCGCCTGGGAGAAAAAGGTTGGAAACTACACTTGGAGCGTTGACCTCTACGGGAACAGGATAGCGGTCGGTGTTGACAACTCCCTCAAGGCTCTCAACCTCTCGGGAAAGGTACTCTTCTCAGACTCGTTCGGTGGCTACGTCCGCCAGGCAATAGGGAGTAACAGTGGGATCTTTCTCAGGGTAACGGCCAAGGACGGCAGCTGGAGCGACGTTGGAAAGGTATCGTGGAGTGGAAAGAAACTCTGGATGAGGCACTTCAACAACCTCGTCCGCTACATCGACTCCGATGGAGAGAACGTCGCGGTTGGGGGAGACATCGGGAGCCTGGTTCTCCTCTCATCGAACGGGAGCGTGGTTTATAAAGTTCCGTTCCTCGTCTCGACGCTCCAGGTATCAACGGCCAGGGGATACCTCTTAGCTGGAGGTGCAAAGCAGGCGATATTCGTCGCCCCGAACGGAACCGTTCTGTGGGACACAAGCTTCAACTGGAGCGTTAAGAACGTTGGAATTGCCAGGGACGCAAGCTTTCTGGCAGTTGGCTACGGCTATCACTCCCTTGAGAACTGCCGGGAGACGATAGACGTCCTCCGCCTCAGCGGGACGGTTACACCAACGGAAACCACGGAGGCACCGTCCTACAGGCTTTCAGGTCTCCCCCTTGTGGTGGGGATATCAGTCGGGCTTGTCCTCGTTGGATACCTTTTGTGGAGGGAGTTTAGAGAATGA
- the hmgA gene encoding hydroxymethylglutaryl-CoA reductase (NADPH), translating to MEFEELVEKVASGEVKLHQVEKYTNGDKRLATEIRRKALEKKLGVSLGDIGHYSVDPNRLIGKNIENMIGVVQIPMGVAGPLKINGEYAKGEFYIPLATTEGALVASVNRGCSALTEAGGVKTTIIADKMARAPLLKCPDARRAREVADWVKDNLNYLQEEVVSAVTKHGKLRGVKPFIVGNNLYLRFEFETGDAMGMNMVTISSEEIMKAIEERFPDVKYLALSGNLCVDKKPNALNFIEGRGKTVIAEAVIPRETVGKKLKTTPELIAEVNYRKNLVGSAQAASYGFNAHFGNIVGAIFLATGQDEAQITEGSHGITLAEVTPEGDLYMSITMPSLEIGTVGGGTRVPTQREALSIMGVAGGGDPPGSNAKKFGEIVAGAVLAGELSLLAAIAAKHLAKAHKELGR from the coding sequence ATGGAGTTTGAGGAGCTGGTTGAGAAGGTCGCAAGCGGAGAGGTAAAGCTCCACCAAGTTGAGAAGTACACGAATGGTGACAAGAGGCTCGCCACTGAAATAAGGAGGAAGGCACTCGAGAAGAAGCTCGGCGTGAGCCTCGGGGACATCGGGCATTACTCGGTTGATCCAAACAGACTCATAGGCAAGAACATCGAGAACATGATTGGAGTGGTTCAGATACCGATGGGTGTCGCCGGACCGCTCAAAATCAATGGCGAATATGCAAAGGGGGAGTTCTACATTCCACTGGCAACAACGGAAGGCGCTCTGGTGGCAAGTGTCAACCGTGGCTGTTCCGCACTGACGGAGGCCGGGGGGGTTAAAACCACCATTATAGCCGATAAAATGGCCCGCGCGCCGCTCCTTAAATGTCCAGACGCGAGGCGCGCGAGGGAGGTAGCGGATTGGGTTAAGGACAACCTCAACTACCTCCAGGAGGAGGTCGTTTCCGCGGTCACTAAACACGGAAAGCTCCGTGGTGTTAAGCCCTTTATAGTTGGCAACAACCTCTACCTCCGATTCGAGTTCGAGACTGGAGATGCAATGGGTATGAACATGGTTACCATATCCAGCGAGGAAATAATGAAGGCCATTGAGGAGAGGTTCCCGGACGTTAAGTATCTGGCTCTCTCTGGCAACCTCTGCGTCGACAAGAAGCCCAACGCCCTTAACTTCATCGAGGGCAGGGGAAAAACGGTAATAGCCGAGGCGGTAATTCCGAGAGAAACAGTAGGGAAGAAGCTGAAGACGACGCCAGAACTCATAGCCGAGGTCAACTACAGGAAAAACCTCGTCGGTTCTGCCCAGGCCGCTTCCTACGGCTTCAACGCGCACTTTGGAAACATCGTCGGGGCGATATTCCTGGCGACAGGTCAGGACGAAGCTCAGATAACCGAGGGCTCACACGGCATAACCCTCGCTGAGGTGACTCCAGAGGGCGACCTCTATATGAGCATAACCATGCCGAGCCTTGAGATAGGAACCGTCGGCGGCGGAACCCGTGTTCCAACCCAGAGGGAAGCGCTCTCGATTATGGGTGTCGCCGGCGGAGGAGATCCTCCAGGGAGCAACGCCAAGAAGTTTGGGGAGATAGTTGCCGGCGCGGTCTTAGCTGGGGAACTCTCACTTTTGGCCGCTATAGCCGCTAAACACCTCGCGAAGGCTCACAAGGAGCTGGGCCGTTGA
- a CDS encoding MinD/ParA family protein, which yields MALVVVTGRGGAGKTTTTANLSTYLAMREYRVLDVDGDLYLPNLGFHFSLDTVKYTVHSLLKDPNVDPEWAIYKHPETGVHVMPGSTQLQDVLGISPKRLVEILDRVKYKFGIVFVDSPTGIPFDTLPTFELANYQIIVVEIERSPIYSFEIMVKNEIEKLKALGDRYNLNIGVVLNKVRESEDVVDKIIDAVEEDLDVPVLGWIPFDNAVPESINAGIPVLKYAPSSDAALAFMETGKVLEEWMFG from the coding sequence ATGGCGCTGGTGGTAGTGACGGGGAGGGGGGGTGCAGGTAAAACCACGACTACCGCAAACTTAAGTACCTATCTTGCCATGCGGGAGTACCGCGTGCTGGACGTCGACGGCGACCTTTACCTCCCGAACCTTGGGTTCCACTTCTCCCTCGATACGGTCAAGTACACCGTGCACTCCCTTCTAAAGGACCCCAACGTAGACCCAGAGTGGGCAATTTACAAACACCCCGAGACCGGCGTTCATGTCATGCCCGGAAGTACACAGCTCCAGGATGTCCTCGGTATATCCCCCAAGCGGCTCGTAGAGATACTCGACAGGGTAAAATACAAGTTCGGGATAGTCTTTGTCGACTCCCCAACGGGCATACCCTTCGACACCCTCCCCACGTTTGAGCTGGCTAACTACCAGATAATCGTCGTCGAGATAGAGCGCTCTCCAATATACTCCTTTGAGATTATGGTTAAAAACGAGATAGAAAAGCTCAAGGCCCTCGGAGACAGATACAACCTGAACATTGGGGTCGTTCTGAACAAGGTGCGCGAGTCGGAGGACGTAGTGGATAAAATAATAGACGCCGTTGAGGAGGACCTTGACGTTCCTGTTCTTGGATGGATACCCTTTGACAACGCTGTTCCAGAGTCGATAAACGCAGGGATTCCGGTTCTGAAATACGCCCCCAGTAGCGATGCAGCCCTAGCGTTCATGGAGACCGGCAAAGTTCTTGAGGAATGGATGTTCGGCTGA
- the tdh gene encoding L-threonine 3-dehydrogenase has protein sequence MAEKMPAIMKTKPAYGAELVEVDVPKPGPGEVLIKVLATTICGTDLHIYEWNEWAQSRIKPPQIMGHEVAGEVIEVGPNVEDLQVGDYISAETHIVCGKCYTCRHNRYHVCQNTKIFGVDMDGVFAEYAIVPVRNAWKNPKGMKPEHAALQEPLGNAVDTVLAGPIAGRSTLITGAGPLGLLGITVAKASGAYPVIVSEPSEYRRTLAKKVGADYVINPFEEDPVKAVMDITDGAGVEVFLEFSGAPKALEQGLAATTPGGRVSLLGLYPRDVTLDFNNLIIFKALEIHGITGRHLWETWYTVSSLIQSGKLKLDEVITHRYNGFDKFEEAFELMRAGKTGKVVFFPHKK, from the coding sequence ATGGCCGAAAAGATGCCAGCCATAATGAAAACCAAGCCCGCCTACGGTGCCGAACTGGTTGAGGTTGACGTCCCCAAGCCCGGTCCGGGAGAGGTTCTCATAAAGGTTCTCGCGACGACTATCTGCGGAACCGACCTGCACATCTACGAGTGGAACGAGTGGGCGCAGAGCAGGATCAAGCCGCCCCAGATCATGGGACACGAGGTGGCTGGAGAGGTCATAGAGGTCGGTCCCAACGTTGAAGACCTCCAGGTTGGTGACTATATAAGCGCGGAGACACACATCGTCTGCGGTAAATGCTACACCTGCCGGCACAACCGTTACCACGTCTGCCAGAACACCAAGATATTCGGCGTTGACATGGATGGCGTTTTCGCCGAGTACGCTATCGTTCCAGTCAGGAACGCCTGGAAGAACCCGAAGGGTATGAAGCCGGAGCATGCCGCCCTTCAAGAACCCCTAGGAAACGCTGTTGATACCGTCTTGGCTGGCCCAATAGCGGGAAGGAGCACCCTCATCACAGGAGCAGGTCCGCTTGGACTCCTCGGGATAACCGTCGCGAAGGCGAGTGGTGCCTATCCCGTAATTGTGAGCGAACCGAGTGAGTACAGAAGAACGCTCGCCAAGAAGGTCGGTGCCGACTACGTCATCAACCCGTTTGAGGAAGACCCAGTTAAAGCAGTAATGGACATAACTGATGGCGCCGGCGTTGAGGTCTTCCTTGAGTTCAGTGGGGCACCGAAGGCCCTCGAGCAGGGCTTAGCGGCGACTACCCCGGGAGGGAGGGTTTCCCTGCTCGGCCTTTACCCGAGGGATGTCACGCTCGACTTCAACAACCTTATAATCTTTAAGGCCCTTGAAATTCACGGCATAACCGGCAGGCACCTCTGGGAGACATGGTACACCGTCTCGAGCCTTATCCAGAGCGGAAAGCTTAAGCTCGACGAGGTCATAACCCACAGATACAACGGCTTTGATAAATTTGAGGAAGCTTTTGAACTGATGCGCGCCGGCAAGACCGGAAAGGTCGTCTTCTTCCCGCACAAAAAGTGA
- a CDS encoding type II toxin-antitoxin system VapC family toxin, translating into MGWKGHTPEGFEKSKEFISFAHVIPLTDEIADLVIELRRRKKMKLPDAVIAATALRYGLTLITRNVEDF; encoded by the coding sequence TTGGGCTGGAAAGGGCACACTCCGGAGGGATTCGAAAAGTCCAAGGAATTCATTAGCTTCGCCCATGTAATACCTCTAACCGATGAAATAGCAGACCTTGTCATCGAATTAAGGAGAAGGAAGAAGATGAAACTTCCAGATGCAGTTATAGCCGCAACAGCCCTAAGATATGGTCTCACACTCATAACGAGGAACGTTGAGGACTTTTGA
- a CDS encoding phenylalanine--tRNA ligase subunit alpha, which produces MELSYQEKLTLIKLGEDKKLKFEELVRKTGLDQVAVMRSVLGLQAKGLAKLHEKSEKVAVLTETGKNYSEVGLPEWRALEVLKVKGKVTLNDLSGVLSEDELKPIVGLLRKEGWVNVRKENGKLILEITEKGLKAEERPIDRALKLLAERKTVPVDEIQKLVPVRELKRRKIAEEDTVTERTVEITPAGEKIVAKGIELKEQVSVLTPGLIKSGKWKEVEFRRFDIKAPVKRLYPGKKQPYRAFLDKIRRRLIEMGFIEMTSESMIETQFWNFDALFQPQNHPAREWTDTYQLKYPKSGYLPEGGLVERVKETHERGLAGSRGWGYVWSPERAMLLMPRAHGTALDARQLSSEVEIPGKYFTIQRVFRPDVLDRTHLIEFNQIDGFIVGEDLTFRHLLGILKRFAVEIAGAKKVKFLPDYYPFTEPSVQMSAYHPELGWVEFGGAGIFREEMTKALGIDAPVIAWGIGIDRLAMFKLGIDDIRYLFSYDLRWLREARLVW; this is translated from the coding sequence ATGGAGCTAAGCTACCAGGAGAAGCTCACGCTCATAAAGCTCGGCGAGGATAAAAAGCTCAAATTTGAAGAACTCGTTCGAAAGACCGGCCTCGACCAGGTCGCCGTCATGCGCTCTGTTCTTGGACTTCAGGCGAAGGGACTTGCAAAGCTCCACGAAAAGAGCGAGAAGGTTGCTGTTCTAACGGAAACCGGAAAAAATTACTCGGAGGTAGGTCTTCCTGAGTGGAGAGCTCTTGAGGTTCTTAAGGTGAAAGGAAAGGTTACACTCAACGACCTCTCCGGAGTTCTCAGCGAGGACGAGCTTAAGCCGATAGTCGGTCTCCTCAGAAAGGAGGGCTGGGTGAACGTCAGAAAGGAAAACGGTAAGCTTATCCTTGAGATAACTGAAAAGGGCCTCAAAGCAGAGGAGAGGCCGATAGACAGGGCTTTGAAACTCCTTGCAGAGAGGAAAACCGTCCCGGTTGATGAGATTCAGAAGCTCGTTCCGGTTAGAGAACTTAAGAGGAGGAAGATAGCCGAGGAGGACACCGTAACCGAGAGGACGGTTGAGATAACCCCCGCCGGTGAGAAGATCGTCGCTAAGGGCATTGAGCTGAAGGAGCAGGTATCCGTTCTAACCCCAGGACTCATAAAATCCGGTAAGTGGAAGGAAGTCGAGTTCAGGCGCTTCGATATTAAAGCCCCCGTGAAGAGGCTTTACCCCGGCAAAAAGCAGCCGTACAGGGCTTTCCTTGACAAGATAAGGAGAAGACTAATCGAGATGGGCTTCATCGAGATGACATCGGAGAGCATGATTGAGACCCAGTTCTGGAACTTCGATGCACTATTCCAGCCCCAGAACCATCCCGCCCGCGAGTGGACTGACACCTACCAGCTCAAGTACCCGAAGAGCGGCTACCTACCTGAGGGGGGGCTCGTTGAGAGAGTTAAAGAAACACACGAGCGGGGCCTTGCCGGCTCGCGCGGCTGGGGCTACGTTTGGAGCCCTGAGAGAGCAATGCTCTTAATGCCCCGCGCCCATGGAACGGCCCTCGACGCGAGGCAGCTTTCCAGCGAGGTTGAAATTCCCGGGAAGTACTTCACGATTCAGCGCGTTTTCAGGCCCGACGTTTTAGACAGAACACACCTCATAGAGTTCAACCAGATAGACGGCTTCATCGTTGGGGAGGATTTAACCTTCAGACACCTCTTAGGAATCCTCAAGCGCTTTGCGGTGGAGATAGCTGGGGCGAAAAAAGTCAAGTTCCTGCCCGATTACTATCCGTTCACAGAGCCGAGCGTTCAGATGAGCGCCTACCACCCGGAGCTTGGCTGGGTTGAGTTCGGTGGGGCTGGAATATTCCGCGAGGAGATGACCAAAGCTCTCGGAATCGATGCGCCGGTAATAGCGTGGGGAATAGGAATCGACAGACTAGCGATGTTCAAGCTCGGAATAGATGACATCCGCTACCTCTTCAGCTACGATTTGAGGTGGCTGAGGGAAGCGAGGCTGGTCTGGTGA